One window of Rubrivirga sp. SAORIC476 genomic DNA carries:
- a CDS encoding transcriptional regulator, whose translation MALRSSTRRAARPAPSVPDLDPVIHQRVRLGILSALAAGGATSFTDLKTVLDLTDGNLSVHARKLEDAGYVSVSKSFADRVPLTEYALTEAGRTALVAYLDAMEAVIAAARP comes from the coding sequence ATGGCTCTCCGATCTTCTACCCGACGTGCCGCACGCCCCGCGCCGAGCGTCCCTGACCTCGACCCGGTCATCCACCAGCGCGTGCGGCTGGGCATCCTGAGCGCGCTCGCGGCGGGCGGCGCGACCTCGTTCACCGACCTCAAGACGGTCCTCGACCTGACCGACGGCAACCTCTCCGTGCACGCCCGCAAGCTGGAGGACGCGGGCTACGTGTCCGTCTCCAAGTCGTTCGCCGACCGCGTGCCGCTGACCGAGTACGCGCTCACCGAGGCAGGCCGCACCGCGCTGGTCGCTTACCTCGATGCGATGGAGGCCGTCATCGCGGCCGCCCGTCCGTAG
- the uppS gene encoding polyprenyl diphosphate synthase, giving the protein MQRTLCPNDLLHVACVMDGNGRWATARGLPRAAGHRAGAEALRHVVEAAPALGVGTLTVYAFSADNWSRPSGEVSALMALLGGYLRSETSRLKRAGVRLQLIGRRDRLPVSLRNAAARAEWETRGGTRLTLRVAVDYSARWALRAAAAHLARLGPEADDTDPDRRFEAALATVLHPDGAPAPPVDLFLRTGGEQRLSDFLLWESAYAELLFLDTMWPDMTGAALAGAIADFHTRTRRFGGLVAA; this is encoded by the coding sequence ATGCAAAGAACTCTCTGCCCCAACGATCTCCTGCACGTTGCCTGCGTGATGGACGGCAACGGCCGCTGGGCCACTGCGCGTGGGCTGCCCCGCGCTGCCGGTCACCGCGCCGGTGCCGAGGCCCTCCGCCACGTCGTCGAGGCCGCGCCCGCGCTCGGCGTCGGCACGCTGACCGTGTACGCGTTCTCGGCCGACAACTGGTCGCGGCCCTCTGGCGAGGTGTCGGCGCTGATGGCGCTGCTGGGCGGCTACCTGCGGTCCGAGACCTCCCGGCTGAAGCGCGCGGGGGTCCGCCTCCAGCTGATCGGGCGCCGCGACCGCCTGCCGGTGTCGCTGCGGAATGCCGCCGCGCGGGCCGAGTGGGAGACGCGCGGCGGCACCCGCCTGACGCTTCGCGTGGCCGTCGACTACTCCGCGCGCTGGGCGCTCCGCGCCGCCGCCGCCCACCTCGCTCGCCTCGGCCCCGAGGCGGACGACACCGACCCGGACCGCCGGTTCGAGGCCGCGCTCGCGACCGTCCTCCATCCCGACGGTGCGCCCGCGCCGCCCGTGGACCTCTTCCTCCGCACCGGCGGCGAGCAGCGGCTGAGCGACTTCCTCCTCTGGGAGAGCGCCTACGCCGAGTTGCTCTTCCTCGACACGATGTGGCCCGACATGACCGGCGCCGCCCTCGCTGGCGCCATCGCTGACTTCCACACCCGGACGCGCCGCTTCGGTGGCCTCGTCGCGGCCTGA
- a CDS encoding SIMPL domain-containing protein — MRIVSLLSLLALCLTASAQPVVGLGTPGTIRVTGNAEIRVVPDEVVLRFGVETFDEALEQTTSANETTIAAVTAAARAQGVEAAQIQTDHLAVEPLVDNRRNNGQAVYEVYGYRVRRTIVVTLRDLDRFDALLRDAIAAGATHVHGVAFQTTDLRAHRDEARALAVDAAREKAEAMTERLGQRLGPPTLIVEEPEWWGASYGAGWGAGGGGAFQNVVQSAPGDGGGGVTSPGEIAVRARVAVTFALAD, encoded by the coding sequence ATGCGCATCGTCTCCCTGCTCTCCCTGCTCGCCCTGTGCCTGACCGCGTCTGCCCAGCCCGTCGTCGGCCTCGGCACGCCGGGCACGATCCGGGTGACCGGCAACGCCGAGATCCGCGTCGTCCCGGACGAGGTCGTGCTCCGGTTCGGCGTCGAGACGTTCGACGAAGCGCTGGAGCAGACCACCAGCGCCAACGAGACGACCATCGCCGCCGTCACGGCCGCCGCCCGCGCGCAGGGGGTCGAGGCTGCTCAGATCCAGACCGACCACCTCGCCGTCGAGCCGCTCGTCGACAACCGGCGGAACAACGGGCAGGCGGTCTACGAAGTGTACGGCTACCGCGTCCGGCGGACCATCGTGGTCACGCTCCGCGACCTCGACCGGTTCGACGCGCTCCTCCGCGACGCCATCGCGGCCGGGGCGACGCACGTCCACGGGGTCGCCTTCCAGACGACCGACCTCCGGGCGCACCGCGACGAGGCCCGCGCGCTGGCCGTGGACGCGGCGCGCGAGAAGGCCGAGGCGATGACCGAGCGGCTGGGGCAGCGCCTCGGCCCGCCGACCCTGATCGTCGAGGAGCCGGAGTGGTGGGGCGCCAGCTACGGGGCGGGCTGGGGCGCGGGCGGCGGCGGCGCGTTCCAGAACGTCGTCCAGTCGGCCCCCGGTGACGGCGGCGGCGGCGTGACGAGCCCTGGCGAGATCGCGGTCCGCGCCCGGGTGGCCGTCACGTTCGCACTGGCCGACTGA
- the fetB gene encoding iron export ABC transporter permease subunit FetB — MNGAVDISLWQLALASGLLLVAIGLSVALRLGLTKGLAVAATRMVVQLFLVGLVLEWVFSTESWPLVVVLAVGMALLAGHAAVRRTARRFRGIYLDALVSVLGASFVVTGAAVLGILRIDPWYDPQYVIPLHGMLLGNALTGISLSLDRFMEGAGRGRGLVEARLALGATRWEAAKPLVRDAVRTGLVPITNSMAVMGVVSLPGMMTGQILAGAAPGEAVRYQILIVFMIAACVALAALGVVGLAYRRLFTADHRFHPERLTDA; from the coding sequence GTGAACGGCGCCGTCGACATTTCGCTGTGGCAGCTCGCGCTGGCGTCCGGCCTGCTGCTGGTCGCCATCGGCCTGTCGGTCGCCCTCAGGCTGGGGCTGACGAAGGGATTGGCCGTCGCGGCGACACGGATGGTGGTGCAGCTCTTCCTCGTGGGGCTGGTGCTGGAATGGGTGTTCTCGACCGAAAGCTGGCCGCTCGTCGTGGTCCTAGCGGTCGGGATGGCGCTGCTGGCCGGTCATGCGGCCGTCCGCCGGACGGCGCGGCGCTTCCGGGGGATCTACCTCGACGCCCTTGTGAGCGTCCTCGGCGCGTCGTTCGTCGTGACCGGCGCGGCGGTGCTCGGCATCCTGCGCATCGACCCGTGGTACGACCCGCAGTACGTGATCCCGCTCCACGGCATGCTGCTGGGCAACGCGCTGACGGGCATCTCGCTGTCGCTCGACCGCTTCATGGAGGGGGCCGGGCGCGGGCGCGGCCTCGTCGAGGCGCGGCTGGCGCTCGGGGCGACGCGCTGGGAGGCCGCCAAACCCCTCGTCCGCGACGCGGTGCGGACGGGGCTCGTGCCGATCACCAACTCGATGGCCGTGATGGGCGTCGTCAGCCTGCCGGGCATGATGACGGGGCAGATCCTGGCGGGCGCAGCGCCGGGCGAGGCGGTCCGCTACCAGATCCTGATCGTGTTCATGATCGCGGCGTGCGTGGCGCTGGCGGCGCTCGGCGTGGTCGGGCTGGCGTACCGGCGGCTGTTCACGGCCGACCACCGTTTCCACCCCGAGCGGCTGACCGACGCGTGA
- a CDS encoding bifunctional 3-deoxy-7-phosphoheptulonate synthase/chorismate mutase — protein sequence MSDLSTLRDDLDAVDRKLVDALAERQRLVADVAAVKAADGALPIQDPDREQDLLSRVHALAEDAGLDGYFASQLYRQILRHSVRYQAVRQTGGDAPVRVAYQGVEGCYSHSAARHHFAAVADVGYLGQSTFGGTIEALKRGDADRALLPVENTTAGPISGVYDLLVEPGLHIVGEEVLKVEHCLLGLPGATLADIRHIGTHPQAIRQSSLFLDAFKSDGGHVEDEGDTAGAAKAVAEKGDKTRAAIAGEDAAERYGLHVLKRNIANRKDNFTRFLIVATEPLTHDARLPHKTSLVLSTAHETGALAKVLQTLAEAEVNLTKLESRPSPTTPFESLFYLDIEGGTHEEAVADAIEAARAHTRTLRVLGSYPVFRAETPRAAVASAASGDGAAVRPKATAPPSVKASRRKLVDRGDRPDSVVEIAGVRIGGDEPPVLIAGPCSVESHDQIFASARAVREAGGLMLRGGCFKPRTLPYDFQGLGYEGLTMMHDAGRENGLPIVTEVVHPRDVEAVSREADVIQIGARNMQNFELLKEVGKSHAAVLLKRGMSSSIDEWLAAAEYVMAGGNDRVILCERGIRTFETATRNTLDLSAVIVARERTHLPVIVDPSHAAGLRRWVPALAKAAIAAGAHGLIVEAHPDPDHALSDGPQSLTFDQLRQLAEEIGVAPVAA from the coding sequence ATGTCCGACCTCTCCACCCTCCGCGACGACCTCGACGCCGTCGACCGCAAACTCGTCGACGCGCTCGCCGAGCGTCAGCGCCTCGTCGCCGATGTCGCTGCCGTCAAGGCCGCCGACGGCGCGCTGCCCATCCAGGACCCCGACCGCGAGCAGGACCTGTTGTCTCGCGTCCACGCGCTCGCCGAGGACGCGGGCCTCGACGGCTACTTCGCGAGCCAGCTGTACCGCCAGATCCTGCGCCACTCGGTCCGCTACCAGGCCGTCCGGCAGACCGGCGGCGACGCGCCCGTCCGCGTGGCGTACCAGGGCGTGGAGGGCTGCTACAGCCACTCTGCCGCGCGGCACCACTTCGCGGCCGTCGCGGACGTGGGCTACCTCGGGCAGAGCACCTTCGGAGGCACCATCGAGGCGCTCAAGCGCGGCGACGCGGACCGGGCACTGCTGCCGGTCGAGAACACGACGGCCGGCCCCATCTCGGGCGTCTACGACCTGCTGGTCGAGCCCGGCCTCCACATCGTCGGCGAGGAGGTGCTGAAGGTCGAGCACTGCCTGCTGGGCCTCCCCGGCGCCACCCTGGCCGACATCCGGCACATCGGCACCCACCCGCAGGCGATCCGCCAGAGCAGCCTCTTCCTGGATGCCTTCAAGAGTGACGGCGGCCACGTGGAGGACGAGGGCGACACGGCTGGGGCCGCCAAGGCAGTCGCTGAGAAGGGGGACAAAACGCGCGCCGCCATCGCCGGCGAGGACGCCGCCGAGCGCTACGGCCTCCACGTCCTCAAGCGCAACATCGCCAACCGGAAGGACAACTTCACGCGCTTCCTGATCGTGGCGACCGAGCCGCTGACGCACGATGCGCGTCTGCCGCACAAGACCTCGCTCGTGCTCTCGACGGCCCACGAGACGGGCGCCCTCGCCAAGGTGCTCCAGACGCTCGCCGAGGCCGAGGTCAACCTGACCAAGCTGGAGAGCCGCCCCTCCCCGACGACGCCGTTCGAAAGCCTCTTCTACCTCGACATCGAAGGGGGGACGCACGAGGAGGCGGTCGCCGACGCGATCGAGGCGGCCAGGGCCCACACCCGGACGCTCCGCGTGCTCGGCTCGTACCCCGTCTTCCGCGCCGAGACGCCCCGCGCGGCCGTGGCGTCGGCCGCCAGCGGCGACGGCGCGGCGGTCCGCCCCAAGGCGACCGCGCCGCCGAGCGTCAAGGCGAGCCGCCGCAAGCTCGTCGACCGCGGCGACCGGCCGGACTCGGTGGTCGAGATCGCAGGCGTCCGTATCGGCGGCGACGAGCCGCCGGTGCTCATCGCTGGGCCATGCTCCGTCGAGAGCCACGACCAGATCTTCGCCTCCGCCCGCGCGGTCCGCGAGGCGGGCGGGCTGATGCTGCGCGGCGGCTGCTTCAAGCCCCGCACGCTGCCCTACGACTTCCAGGGGCTCGGCTACGAAGGGCTGACCATGATGCACGACGCAGGCCGCGAGAACGGCCTGCCCATCGTGACGGAGGTGGTCCACCCCCGCGACGTGGAGGCGGTCTCCCGCGAGGCCGACGTGATCCAGATCGGCGCGCGCAACATGCAGAACTTCGAGTTGCTCAAGGAGGTCGGCAAGAGCCACGCGGCGGTGCTGCTCAAGCGCGGCATGTCGTCGTCCATCGACGAGTGGCTGGCCGCGGCCGAGTACGTGATGGCGGGCGGCAACGACCGCGTCATCCTGTGCGAGCGCGGCATCCGGACGTTCGAGACGGCGACGCGCAACACGCTCGACCTGTCGGCGGTGATCGTCGCCCGGGAGCGGACCCACCTGCCGGTGATCGTGGACCCGAGCCACGCCGCCGGCCTGCGGCGCTGGGTCCCGGCCCTCGCCAAGGCGGCCATCGCGGCGGGCGCCCACGGCCTGATCGTGGAGGCCCACCCCGACCCGGACCACGCGCTCTCCGACGGCCCGCAGTCGCTCACGTTCGACCAGCTCCGCCAGCTGGCCGAGGAGATCGGCGTGGCGCCGGTGGCGGCCTAG
- a CDS encoding NAD(P)/FAD-dependent oxidoreductase produces the protein MRLAIVGAGPAGLAAAHALRNAAGIHTTVFEKSRGVSGRAATRWRDVPGPDGETVRWRFDHGAQYLGPDPGSPIAGVLRDLLGDDLAEIEGAVWPFDDEGVLRPDEAREGGARWTLADGIASLGHLLIDATPDLTRVQKARVVRLDRQAASWSVLTDDGARHDRFDAVLLTPPAPQTAELLRASSLPDALADALGSVSYRSQFTIVWGFDHPIERPANAYAFVNAASENGRGAHDVAWLAVESDKPGRAPEGASILLAQMSDMWTEAHYDDDRASLVAAATEAVETVWGPLPEPIWTDTQRWRYSLPDGAADGDTLAEAADLGLYFAGDFTAGKGRVHLAMEEGRAAAERIRERAG, from the coding sequence ATGCGCCTCGCCATCGTCGGTGCCGGTCCTGCCGGGCTCGCCGCCGCCCACGCCCTCCGCAACGCGGCGGGCATCCACACCACGGTCTTCGAGAAGAGCCGCGGCGTCTCTGGTCGCGCGGCCACCCGCTGGCGCGACGTGCCGGGCCCGGATGGCGAGACGGTCCGCTGGCGCTTCGACCACGGCGCGCAGTACCTCGGCCCGGACCCCGGCAGCCCCATCGCGGGCGTGCTCCGCGACCTCCTGGGTGACGACCTCGCCGAGATCGAGGGCGCCGTCTGGCCGTTCGACGACGAGGGCGTGCTGCGGCCCGACGAAGCCCGGGAGGGCGGCGCCCGCTGGACGCTCGCAGACGGCATCGCCAGCCTGGGCCACCTCCTGATCGACGCGACGCCGGACCTCACGCGGGTGCAGAAGGCGCGCGTCGTGCGCCTCGACCGGCAGGCTGCCAGCTGGTCGGTCCTCACCGACGACGGCGCCCGCCACGACCGCTTCGACGCGGTCCTGCTCACGCCTCCGGCTCCGCAAACGGCCGAGCTCCTCCGCGCCAGCTCCCTCCCCGACGCCCTGGCCGACGCGCTCGGCAGCGTGTCCTACCGCTCCCAGTTCACCATCGTGTGGGGTTTCGACCACCCCATCGAGCGTCCGGCGAACGCGTATGCGTTCGTGAATGCGGCGAGCGAGAACGGCCGCGGAGCGCACGACGTGGCCTGGCTCGCCGTCGAGAGCGACAAGCCGGGCCGCGCGCCCGAGGGCGCCTCGATCCTGCTCGCCCAGATGTCGGACATGTGGACGGAGGCCCACTACGACGACGACCGCGCCTCGCTGGTCGCCGCGGCCACGGAGGCTGTGGAGACTGTGTGGGGCCCGCTCCCGGAGCCGATCTGGACCGACACCCAGCGCTGGCGCTACTCCCTGCCCGACGGTGCCGCGGACGGCGACACGCTCGCCGAGGCGGCCGACCTCGGCCTCTACTTCGCGGGCGACTTCACGGCGGGCAAGGGGCGCGTCCACCTCGCGATGGAGGAAGGCCGCGCCGCCGCCGAACGCATCCGGGAGCGGGCGGGCTGA
- a CDS encoding DUF2911 domain-containing protein: MRVSVPLVVAFAVLSGCATTPTPSTPAPLAETGAFVTVLGDDTLAVERFTRTTNGMEATVALRAPRTTLISYRLDLDDAGGLEHYDATVSQPLTGEVLRRTSAEPVGDSLRVTVAETMGETTVRMVPGAARPLPFIDMVHWPFELMVARAVEAGGPLDQPLFTERGVVAFTSDVAPDGAVTVRHPFRGPMSVDADADGRLLMLDAGATTRKLVVRRVADVDVEAAATRYAEHDAAGRSVGDLSGRGETVATIAGATIAVDYGQPQMRGREIWGALVPWGELWRTGANRATHLTTDRALVLDPDGAALAVPAGEYTLYSIPEAEGGLLIVNRQTGQGGTTYEATRDLGRVPLTRSSLTEAVEVFTIGVEAEGRGGRLALRWASDAFSVPFAVAE; the protein is encoded by the coding sequence ATGCGCGTCTCCGTCCCGCTCGTCGTCGCCTTCGCAGTCCTGAGCGGCTGCGCCACCACGCCGACGCCGTCCACCCCCGCACCGCTCGCCGAGACCGGCGCGTTCGTCACCGTCCTGGGCGACGACACGCTCGCCGTCGAGCGCTTCACGCGCACGACGAACGGCATGGAGGCGACCGTCGCCCTCCGCGCGCCGCGCACGACGCTGATCTCCTACCGCCTCGACCTGGACGACGCCGGGGGGCTGGAGCACTATGACGCCACCGTCAGTCAGCCGCTCACGGGCGAGGTGCTGCGCCGCACATCCGCCGAGCCGGTGGGCGACAGCCTGCGCGTGACCGTCGCCGAAACGATGGGCGAGACGACGGTCCGGATGGTGCCGGGGGCCGCGCGGCCGCTGCCGTTCATCGACATGGTGCACTGGCCGTTCGAGCTGATGGTGGCGCGGGCGGTCGAAGCGGGCGGGCCGCTCGACCAGCCGCTGTTCACCGAGCGTGGCGTGGTCGCCTTCACCAGCGACGTCGCGCCCGACGGGGCCGTCACTGTGCGCCACCCCTTCCGCGGCCCGATGTCCGTCGACGCCGACGCGGACGGCCGCCTGCTGATGCTCGACGCAGGCGCCACGACGCGCAAGCTGGTCGTCCGACGCGTAGCCGACGTGGATGTAGAGGCGGCCGCGACCCGCTATGCAGAGCACGACGCGGCGGGGAGGTCGGTAGGCGATCTCTCGGGCCGGGGCGAGACCGTCGCCACCATCGCCGGCGCGACGATCGCCGTCGACTACGGGCAGCCGCAGATGCGCGGCCGTGAGATCTGGGGCGCGCTCGTCCCCTGGGGCGAGCTCTGGCGGACCGGCGCCAACCGGGCCACGCACCTCACCACCGACCGGGCGCTCGTCCTCGACCCGGACGGCGCCGCGCTGGCCGTCCCGGCGGGCGAGTACACGCTCTACTCGATTCCCGAAGCGGAGGGTGGCCTGCTGATCGTGAACCGCCAGACGGGCCAGGGGGGGACCACCTACGAGGCCACGCGCGACCTCGGCCGGGTGCCCCTGACTCGAAGCTCGCTGACCGAGGCCGTGGAGGTGTTCACCATCGGCGTCGAGGCTGAGGGACGAGGGGGGCGGCTCGCGCTCCGCTGGGCCAGCGACGCGTTCTCCGTCCCTTTCGCCGTCGCGGAGTAG
- a CDS encoding ATP-binding cassette domain-containing protein, whose protein sequence is MPTPPLVSLRNAGRQVGGRWVWRGLDVAVHPGDRLAVRGASGAGKTLLLRALAGLDALDEGDLLSHAEPVASLPRHRAAVAHVAQRPALFDGTVRDNLQAPFAFGVHDGSAYDEARAAGLLARLGREAEMLGQSVDGLSGGEAQTVGLLRALLTAPSMLLLDEPTAGLDPERAEAVEAAVADFLASDASHAAVWTSHDAAQLDRVTTRSLDL, encoded by the coding sequence ATGCCGACGCCGCCCCTCGTCTCTCTCCGCAACGCAGGCCGCCAGGTCGGCGGCCGCTGGGTGTGGCGCGGGCTCGATGTGGCCGTGCACCCGGGCGACCGGCTGGCGGTACGCGGCGCCTCCGGGGCGGGCAAGACGCTCTTGCTCCGCGCCCTGGCTGGGCTGGACGCGCTCGACGAAGGCGACCTGCTGTCTCACGCCGAGCCGGTCGCCAGCCTCCCCCGCCACCGCGCCGCCGTCGCCCACGTCGCCCAGCGACCGGCGCTGTTCGACGGGACCGTCCGCGACAACCTGCAGGCCCCGTTCGCCTTCGGCGTCCACGACGGGTCGGCCTACGACGAGGCCCGCGCAGCCGGCCTCCTCGCCCGCCTCGGACGCGAGGCCGAGATGCTCGGCCAGTCGGTCGACGGGCTCTCGGGCGGCGAGGCGCAGACGGTGGGGCTGCTGCGGGCGCTCCTCACGGCCCCCTCCATGCTGCTGCTCGACGAGCCGACGGCCGGGCTGGACCCCGAGCGCGCCGAGGCGGTCGAGGCCGCCGTGGCCGACTTTCTCGCCTCCGACGCCTCGCACGCCGCAGTCTGGACGAGCCACGACGCCGCCCAACTCGACCGCGTCACCACCCGATCTCTCGACCTGTGA
- a CDS encoding carbon-nitrogen hydrolase family protein: MTIALAAPRVASSLGDALAQVDHHIAEAARLGARVVCFPEAYVPGLRGVGVDVPPFSAADQAHVVESVGGWARAHGIAVVLGMEWIADTGRHIAAAVFDPAGDLQGVQLKTQLDPTEEGPYVPGTSRRLFEVEGLRFGVAICHEGFRYPETVRWAARCGAHVVFHPHWTGSDREGVTLATWGSPEAPYYERAVMCRALENTIYVASVTVTTQFQESATAVIDPSGGCVASLPYGEPGVLVADLDLGRATGLLARRFAPDRLGDG, from the coding sequence GTGACCATCGCGCTCGCCGCGCCCCGCGTGGCCTCCTCCCTCGGCGACGCCCTCGCGCAGGTCGACCACCACATCGCCGAGGCGGCCCGCCTCGGGGCGCGCGTGGTGTGCTTCCCCGAGGCCTACGTGCCCGGCCTCCGCGGCGTCGGCGTGGACGTGCCGCCGTTTTCCGCGGCCGATCAGGCGCACGTGGTGGAGTCAGTGGGCGGGTGGGCGCGGGCGCACGGGATCGCGGTCGTCCTGGGGATGGAGTGGATCGCCGACACCGGGCGCCACATCGCAGCCGCCGTGTTCGACCCGGCCGGCGACCTCCAGGGCGTCCAGCTCAAGACCCAGCTCGACCCGACCGAGGAGGGCCCGTACGTCCCCGGCACGTCGCGGCGGCTGTTCGAGGTGGAGGGGCTGCGGTTCGGGGTCGCCATCTGCCACGAGGGCTTCCGGTACCCCGAGACCGTCCGCTGGGCGGCGCGGTGCGGGGCGCACGTCGTGTTCCATCCCCACTGGACAGGGAGCGACCGCGAGGGCGTGACGCTCGCCACGTGGGGCTCACCGGAGGCGCCCTACTACGAGCGCGCCGTGATGTGCCGGGCGCTGGAAAACACGATCTACGTCGCCAGCGTGACCGTTACGACGCAGTTCCAGGAATCGGCGACGGCCGTGATCGACCCGTCGGGAGGGTGCGTGGCGAGCCTGCCGTACGGCGAGCCGGGCGTGCTCGTGGCCGACCTTGACCTGGGCCGGGCGACAGGCCTCCTCGCGCGCCGCTTCGCGCCGGACCGTCTGGGCGACGGCTGA